Part of the Augochlora pura isolate Apur16 chromosome 10, APUR_v2.2.1, whole genome shotgun sequence genome, CATTTAAAACAGttgcttcattttaataattaaaatatcgttgtttattcaattatgacTCGAGCTTacgaaataacattgaatCTCTATTCATGATAATGTACAGTGCATGCGAGTGAGCAATGATCGTGTTCGGTAGTATTTCGATTCAaggaaaatatgtatttttgcATATTTGATCGAAATGTCAAGTTCAGAgactatagaaaattatatagagtAATAACTTCATTTTGTAACGATGGTTGCATCTCTCTTtaatagagagagagtccgTGTATagattaaacagaaattaatggCAAACAACTTTAGAGGCacataaaatttgtacattGTTCGTTTAATATACTTATTGAGCTTCGTTCAGCTAATGCAAGATCATTTTGACTCGCGTGCTCCCTCGTCGGCTACAATTCTACGTGCGCAATCGTTCGTTTTCGTGATTGCGTACATAAAAAAGGACAGCGCGTGTTCAAagaatcgttgaaaattttttacacGCGGTGCAAAGGTACGGTCTGCGAGGAGTCAAAATGAGCTCGACAGCACGATCTCTCTGCAAAGTTTCTTCGAGAACCGTTCAAAAACAGATTCGCGCACCTGACAAAAACGTTTTCTTTCTGTTCGCAGGCATTCCCCTCCTGCAGGAGAGTCCGGCTCGTCAGTAGATATTCTCCCTGCGCGGGCATTGTCAAGgtgtggggagggggggaacgCGTGGTTAAAATTCTCATCTTGCAAAAACCTTACAAAAAAGCAAACAGAAATATTCCTGCAAAAGCATTGTGAAActaaagaacaaaaaaaaaaaagagcagaACGGAGAGCAAGCGGTCCGTAACAAAACGTACCAAGTCAAAGAATTTTTCCTACTTGCACCAGCTGCACAGACACTTTTTCGAGAGCGCACGTGCTTCTtttgtataaagtataaagCGAAAACGAGTCCCCGTGTTGCATCGGGGACGGAGTCAACCGCTTCGCGCGGACGTTCTAATTGCTCGCGCTGCTCTCGGCTATTACTCTCCTGCTAccagagaggaggaggagaagatcCTGAATTTTGGCTCAAAGAAACTTTCGGATACGACGAACCTTCGAACGGAACAAAAGGAACAAGAGAATTCGGCGTCTTTTCTTATACACGTGATAATCGTCGGTAGCTTTTAAGTGTCCCCCTTCTGATTGATTCGCCGTGACCATAGATAAGGAACTTTCTTAACACGTGACATCTCTTCGTATCGATACTTAAGCTGATATATTCTAACTACACCTTACACCAGgaacacatacacacacaaacacaccCACCCACACATTCGGTATCAAAGGACGTGCCTTGCTGGTATATGATCGATCACGATCTCCGCACCGATAGCAGCCAAAACCCGTTGCCCGGGTCACTGACAGTCGCTTCGCTTCGTTAATATTctgaaagtataattataatataagccGACTCTATTCGTTACTCCGTACGAGGACAGATATCCTTAAGAAACGAAGCTCCGGCAAAGGAGGAGATCccttcgattcgattcgccAGGCTGATCGATCCACGCGGAAATAGTGTGTTGCATTTATAAAAGGGAAGCAACGTGGTTGAGATCGAGCGAGGCCCAAGTGGAGGGTCAGGGTCAGGCGATTACGCCGCGAGGAACAATTTCGAGCGAAGAGGAGGGTCCCAGCGACCCGGGAAACGAACCAATCATTGATTCCGACGAGTCGACGGTGATCATGGGTGCCCAGGAAGAGGATACCAAGTCGAGCACCATGGGCGGGGTGCTGCCAGCGGTGGAGGTCGCATCGCTGGTAGAGAAGGCCAAGTTCTACACCTCCCTCTGCCTGGGCACCACGGCGATCCTCGCCGTCTTCGCGTTCCTATTTTTAATCCCTTTCGTGGTCGAACCAGCGATCTCCACGATCCTGGCCGATTTCTCTCCTCACGCCGTAGCCTGCGTTGTCACCGATCACGTTTACGCTGAGGGACTCAAGAACTGCTCTTGGGCAAGTTGTAGAGAAGGTAACGCTACCCATCGAGTCTCCTTAGTAGTCACCTAATAGCctgaaatgaattatattcaCGATTCAACAAACGATATTGGATAATAAATACGACCGTTTCTTTTTGGAAGCGTCGCAAGCGCGGTCAATGAACCGCTGACCTAGAATTCGTATTTCCTGCGTTGTCGTttcacgaataaaaatcgcgctCGAGCGATCGATGCATGCGGCGTTTCAAGtctatgaaaatattgttgcagGTTGCACCAGCGCTGCTCTACGCTGTCACCAAATCAGAGTGAACTACACGCGACTGTCATTCGAAGAATATATGGCGAAACCGCTCGGTTCCATTCCCTGGGATGTGCCGGACACGAAATTCTTCGTGAACACGGAAGGCTGCGGTTACCCGCCCCGAGTCAACTGTTCCGACTTCGCGAGGAAATACGGATTCTCGAACATAGGGAAGATATTTCCCTGTTATTACAGCAGAACATACCCCGAGACTGTCGTCGCGAggtataattatactattctgCGTATTTCCCGCGAAACAACGGCGACGGCCGTGCAAAAcgggtcgcgtcgcgtcgtgtcgTGTCATGTCGTGTCGTGTCCGATGCGCATCGCGAATGCCGCAAACTATCACGTGCCTATAGAGATTTCGATCTCGGCcggtttcgatttttctttcgcgttccatcggaaattatactttaatagGACGCCAGTTGTTTTCCCGTTTGTGGAACAGCAGCTGCCAAAGGAAACAATGAATACGTAATTAGTCTCATGCGATTGCCTATGGAAGTTTGTCGTATTCGTGTCCATTCTTTTAGACCGCTGACTTTTTTCTTTCCACCCGTAGTCACGAATCCTGCGTTATcggtagactgcggattttatactCGTATTGCAAAGTCTCTGGCGTATCAAGTAACatgatttcaataatattgcTTCACAATTTCCGACTTAACAGAATCATTAAAGGAAACGATTTGCGTCTGTTCAACTTGCGATTATTGCAATTCTTGCGATCGTTGGAAGATCTGTATTCATCGATGCGTTGCTAAAGCGAACGACGTTCTTATATCGCGTTTGTGTTCTCGTAGGTATTCCTGGGACGAGAACCTTAGGCATCTGGTGCTAGCATTAGTGGTGCCCATAGTTCTGTTCGTGGTGTCTGTCGCTGTATTGTGCTATTGGTACTGTCCGCCGATGGGCAAGTCTTGCGGCGGACCAGGTCGCAATCTCATTGAGAAGTACGCCAGGAAGGAAGAGTAAGTAACGTGTATGTATACAGTGCCCAGTGCGGCTAGAAGAACCTCTATACTGTTTTACAACTTTAGAATTGCTTCGAGGAATCGATATCGGTCTCGCGCGCAGTAACACCAACTTGTAGACACCGCACGTGCATTTCATGATACAGTTGTTCTGATCAATAACTTTGAACTCTCGCTattcttctaaaaattctgGAACGACGATCTTTGCCTTTGTTTTgccttaaataaatttgctgTTGCGGCAATCCTTGTCGAGAAAGATTGATAGAATTCCTCGAAGTAACGCTTAGCTACGTAGCGGGACCTGGACAACTATTCTGTCTCTCCTATCAAAAGTTTTCTGATGTGCTCGTACAGTATCCTGGGAGAGGATGAGttcgaggaggacgaggaagaATACTGACTGCTACCAAGGGCTCACCCCCCAGCGCGGGAGTGACGCCGCAGAAACAACCGAAAGTCTCCAGCGTACTTTACGTTTTAAACTTTAAGCGTTCGTCCCGAAGCAATAGCAGCATTAACAGTATCTCGTCAACGAAGAGAAACAGTTCGCTACACCGAAATTAGTTTGATATCGATCTATTCCAAACGATAACGTTCGAAATCGATggaatttatcgcgcgcgcgcttgatCGGTTGCTTTCGCTAAAAATCAAAAAGACCGGCTGTGCTCCGTGCCAGCATTACGATCCCGCGGTTTCCGTGATCCTTCACGAAATTCGAATCGTTTCAGGGCCGTCACTGTGTTGTCAATAACGACACCCACCCGTTTGTTTTCGCCGAATGAGTTTGAACTTACAACGTAAGCGATTAATCTATCCTGATTAACCCTGTCGCGATTAATCAGTCGTGATCACTCGAAACGCTTGgcgtcgcgttcgcgcgaaTCGCGAGACGACGCGCGCCGATACTGCAATCCGTAATCTCTCCGAGTACTCGCTCGTACAAATTAATCAGATGTCTGCGATATTTTTACACCGCGCAACGTGGAACCAAGAAACAGATAATCTCGTCGTACAACGATCACgatcgttctttttttaaaaagagaaaaagacaggATGGGAGAGGCGCGTCGCCGCAAGATTTTTATACGGATGCAATAAAACGAGCTAACGAGGTCGTGAATAAAAACGAGGTGAACGCGGCTGGACGCCAGCGGAGAACGACGATCATCTACCAGTATTTAAATGTGGTTCAGAAGTACGACGAAAAAAGGTGCGCCTTTCTAAAACGTGATAAACGTACCGCGTATGGAATCAATGTCCGTCAAGTGACACGTTTTAACGCAGCATTTGTTTCTAATAGGATAAGTGGATCAGCTCGTGTACCCTAACTCGTAAGACGTAAGTCGTAAGTCGTAAGTCGTGCTTACACAGACTCGGGTGAATTCAAACGACTAGTGGAGAGCAATTGCAAACACAGGAAATCAATCGTAATACTTTCGCTCTAATGGAACGTTTATCGACATCTCGATGTGGCTTCGAATTCTATTTAACGAACATTCGGCATCGTTTCTTTCGGCGTGCCTGTGGCTTCAACGCGACGGTTCCTCCCAGGGGAGCTACGCGCGCATCTTCTCGCCCACCGATGAGAAATCAACGTAAATTAGGGACGTCGGAGAAAGCTGGCCGAGCTTTCGAGAGAATTTCATAATACGTGAATCGATTTTGCATATTTCGCGAACACGGTAGTTgagttataaaaaattggtCTCCGATGGAGAAGTTTGTTCATCGGTGCTTCGCGTgcataattgattttatttcgcagcgTTTACGAAGCTTTTATACGTTTTCTTTGCTTTCGTGATGTTGAATAATGGAACGTAATATATTGCATttaaaagtgtaaaaatttattggacGATAGAGCTCGGTAAATTGACGAGCGACTCGTGGAAGATTTAGAAACTGTTTACGGCGATGGGGTAAGGTACGAAATGATTTTTGCTTGGTCGATGGTTAGCAACGCGGGCGTTCCGCAAAAATGTTACACCTATTATGAAACTCTGCTTGTATTACAGAAGCAACAATCGATTTATCGAGCGTTTCGAAGAGGGATAATCGAATTCCTACGAAGGCTCGTGTCACGCGCATTCAGATAATTTCCTCGATGATTTTTTCGAAAGCTCGTTAACAATCTGACATCAGGAGCGTATCGAAAGTAACGAAACGTTTTCAAAGACGGTTGCAAAGTTATATCAAAAATAGCCTAAAAGTAGCCCATTTCCAATGGTTTCTTGAAGAGAAGATTCACTAAATGAGTTTAACGTCCGTAATCAGCATTTATGTGATAACGTATCCATGATTTGTAATTCTGAGAATAGTGACGCGATCGCCTCCAGGATCTGTCTTCGCACCAAAAaacaaataagtaaatgaataaacaagtaaataaacaaataaaacaattcgtaGGTTAAGACTAGGCTGTAAGTTAAGTCTGTGAATATTAACCGATTAATTAATCTACAGAGATTGATATAAAGGGTTATTACCAGTTTTTTACGCGGACGCCAATCGCGTCTTGGCCCTAGCTAAACGAGATATTCGCGTAACGCGCAGGTGCGCAGATGGCACGCGTCTTGCGCACGTAGTATACAGCTGTAGTGATCAGTACTTCAGTTCTGTTTTTCAAAGGGATGAGCGATTTGTTCCATAAGCTACGAAACAACGTGATCTAGCGACCATAGTTAGCCAATTGACTATGGACAGAAATCATTGCACTCTCGAAGATTAGAAATCTGTATATATAGCATATGAtatacctatatatatatatgcagttacatatataaaatttttctgttatacGGGCCGTTTCATAAAATATGGTTATAGTTTGTTGGCAATATTGCGTAACCACAAATAATCCTTATTTACTCGCATAAAATGTAACGCAAGCTGGAACCAGTATTATCGTTTCAAACTTGTTGCTTATTGATATCTTATACTTTTAAAGTCTAACTTGAACGCAAAAACATTAGAATCGCCGTTACTAAAGCAAgctaaattcaattataaactATGCAGTTCATGAGTAATATAGTTTAGATTCAGAAATTCGGTTCATTTAAGGCAGACTTACTTCTTTATTAGTTTTGCAACAATTCTCATGACACGCGGCTCGCGGTTAATATCTAAACTAGTTACTACCTGATCAACCCCTTGGCGTACCATCTCCTTCGGTGACAGTGACTCAAACTTTTTCGATTCTAATCATTTCTTTGGAAGACAggaatatcaatatttatcgcgtgctCGAAGTTACTTGAACGCTTGAATATCGACGAGAAGGGAACAGAGTTTTATTCTGGCTCGACACTGTCCACATTTTCTTACGAAGAAACTGTCTTAAGACACGATTGAACGAATTCCTTGATTCGAacttacattataataaaactcgACAGGCTTGACGTTAAAAGAACGGTGTAACATTCATACCAGAGCGAAAGTGCGACAAGGGGTTCATTACGCACCAACGAAAACCTCTCTGATGAAACGTCCTGTAAAAATCTGATTTTAAAAACAGTTCGAGAATGTGTTACAAAAGTTTGATATATTATCGAGACGAAACATCGATttgttagagagagagagagagtatccGTTATCGTCCAGTTGAGTAGTTCTAATGCGTTATCAGatggttatattatattaaatcgttGATAAATTGACTGTTCAGTGAATGTCGCACGTCGCCGAATCGGAACGGTTCGCCCGGTTGTTTCGAAGCGTACGGAAACTACGTCGCAACCCGGTACATCTAGAATGGTTGTGAATCCTTACTCGGCCTTATCCGAGGCATCCGTCGAATTGGACCGGTACCTTTCCTCGCCGGGAAAGGGTTTTTTTTCCAACGGAGCCTGCGTGTCGGCACTCATTCCCCACTCGAAGCTTGCTAATCGATTTCCGTTAGCGTGCGCGCAATCGAACGATCGAGCGCAACTATGTTCGTTCAGCGAACTTGTATTTGGCGCCTTCTGTCGCGTGGAAACACTTTGCTCAAGTCGCCCGACACACGTGGGACGATCAGCTGTAATCGAAGATTTGTATGCGAAACCAGGCGAAACGTTCGAGCGCGTACCGAACGAGGATTTAAGCTAATTGTAAGCTTCGACGTAATTTAAACGCGAAAGCAATCGAATGCGACAAATCACCGAGTTTGATCAACCTTGTCGATGCGCCGACGATCGCTGGTTGCTGTTAGGATAGGCTCACGTTATTCGCGTATTCGCTTGACCACCGTCGGTCGGTTCGATTAAATCACCGAGCGTGATGCTGCCATGTTTCTCGAACGATATCTTCGGCAACGTCACCGAACGAAAGTTTTTTAAGACACCtaaagtaagaaataatttattcgagtaatcACCGATCATAAATTGATACTGACTATCGATACGGACATAATTCTACTTAACGATATTCTTCAGCGTTTTATCATTACGCGCTTTGTCAAAATAAAACGTCCTCGCAGTCTGCGACAGCGgatgtaagaaaataaaaatgtaccaCGATGTAggatgtatttaataattcgagtATACACTATCGACCAAAAGTATGACGCCAAGTCTCCGCGCTAATAAAGAGACGCGTTGCAAGTACGTCGGTATTAAACGCGTACGATCACAGCCCGTTGTCGTCCTCAAGTATTATTTCACACTGCCATCGACAGTTTCAGTATACAACTACCTACAGGAAATCGTGAAAACGCCAAACGAGCCGCAGCACATATCCGTGTATAGCGAATAGCAATTGGCCATGTTTCAGAGTGGCCATCCAAATCAAAATTACTACATCGAGAAAGCTGTGAACGCTATACGTACTGAACAACCCAGTGAACATTTCCAGATGCGtatataagtgaaataatCAGGTTGAATAGACGTTGGTCTCGTACCTTTGGCTATCAGTGTACACGGAACGTAACCGGGTAAATATAGAAAGCGTGAAACAAAAGGCATAACGTGAGCCGATCATTCTACGAACGCGCGATGTAAAGAGATAAAGAGTGGCGGCGTTCGCTAAGTGATCGTTCCCAATTGGAAATGAGGAGGCGTGTCGGTGTGCTTGACTAATGCGTTCACCAGGTGGCAAACGATCGTCGCGTACACACGCGGACAATTCCTGAGAAAGTGATGGTGGCCTGGTCCGTTTGCACGCATTCCCATAATCTCTCATATCAAATCGGTTTAGTGCCAATTCGTTAGCCGATTAGCGCCTGAAGAGCGATCATCGAGTCCAGCGCATGCGTATCGAATCGAACCGAGAACGATGACGTCGATCGATGCAATTAGATAGACCCATTATGAAATTTTAGGGGGAACGGTGGATCCGTCGAACCCGGAATCGAATTGTTCGATTCGTGGGCGCGCGAACACGGTGGACACGCCAAACGTGATTTAATACAAATCGCGACGCACCGTACCGTTAGCGCGGCCCGAGACCGAATAATACGTGTAAGTACGGTTAGCGGGTTCATAAGCGGCGATTAGTGTAAAGTCTATTTCTATCGGTACTTGTGTATAATAACGCTCTATCGCATGTTACTTGACTAATCTAACGGTACCTGCACTTACTAGGGTTAAGCTCCGCTACGTCGATTCCCCTTCGATCTCATTTTCatttcccctctctctttctctttctccccctatctatttatctctgcctctgcctctcttTGACCCGCCGTCGCAGAGAAGCTGCGCTAGGTGTTTCCAGCTCGACCACACCACCCCGCGTATTTTTCTCCGTCTTTGTCTCGTCTGTTTTCGTTTCCTAGATAGCCGAGAATTCAAAGTAACAGAAACCGTTCGCGAACGCTTCCCAGGAGACAAAAAAAACTCTTTGTTCAGGAATTTTAAACCTTGTCGGAGGAAACGTATGTCCGTTGCTTCGCGCGTATTGTTAAGTCTTGAATACTATACGTAAACGTATTATACATAGTAACGTAATCGTTCTACGATACTAACGGactattgtaaataaaacattgtacgatttcgtttaaaatatatagaaatatgttttCTGTTAAACGTGTCCGGTCTTCACCCTTATTTCACGAACCCTTGGGAATAGTTTAATCCATTATccattattatcaattatttagcGAAAATCGATGGGATAACGGAGAATTGGCACGGTACAGTCTCTCCGCGATAATAAATATCCGTGAGCACgaagaaaagtaaattatatatttgttttttcgaAATGTTTGTATTTTACACAGTTCAATGCATTATGTGACAGATGATTATGTGTAGACGCAACGCTGTATCAAATGtaatagtagaaatattattattattgtaaccTTTACTATCCGCTGATTTTAACGTAACATGTTTAATGGTTTTCTTCAGTAACAGGTGCCAGAATATTGAATTCCTAATTACAGtgtaagataaaaaataaaagtgataaattaaaagagtTTTTACCGTGTTTGTTAATTACCTTGCCAGAACGAATTACAAATGACTAATTCGACGGTATCGgtgaattagaataattagaaatttggatattattatgatttcgATTTTCGGCTTACATTTTCATGCAGGATCACTTTCTAAATTTTCTGCTACCTGTTGCCGCAGGCTCTTCGTTGCATGTACAAACTCGCGTCGTAGCAGAACaacttttttcctttcttttctcatgcatttttctctctttctttcctctccGCTCTACTATATTTGCTCGACTGAATGAATAGTTTTACAGAAATAGTAACAATTATCGCCTAGTCAGCCACATGTATCGCGACCTAAACCACGATGTCACGGGCGTAGTCCCTAACGAATACCTACAACAAAAGGAGATATCTATAATCAGCAGTTTAATCGTCGACGCACAGCCCTAATGGAAAAATGGCCATTACTAATAAATGGATCGCAAAGGCATTTTCCATCATCACGGTAATGCAGACCGTGCACGACAGAAACCACTTTAGAAAGTatcaaaaattctaaatatctGACATCGTTACCATTCTTCCCAGCCCTCGTAGAATCGTTAACCTAAATAATCCGAAGACCATTGTTTGCAAGCGGTAGGATAATGTTGCTCCAGAAATGGCAACAGAAACGGAGGGTTTTCGTTGAGAGCCGAAGAGGAAAAAGACAAAGTTGCCTGTGCGATAACCCAATAACGGCAACCTTAGTCGTTCGACGAAGTGTTTCGCGATTAATCAGCTTTCGAGCGCAGTCGGATTTGCTATCGATGAATCGCGTCGATGAATTCGACCGCCCGAGGCATTTCTGCGAGCAGAAAGGAACACCTAGCACCGAACACCGCTCGGTCGGCATCTGCCCATAAACGTCACGGTCGTTCAGAGCGCAAGCTCGGCATGGGGGTGCTTCCGACCATATACCCGACGACCATCCCTGTTTTCAAACAGTCGTCGGGTTTGCGTGGGTGCCTCGCGGCCGTTCGTCGCCGTGGAATCGGGTAACGCTCCTCGATGTCAACGAACCACGAAAAGATAGGGACACGGCGAAACATGGATGGAAATGAAATCGTGAATACAGTGAACTTCCGTTGAGCATATTCAGGTTCGCCGACGCATGGGAATCGCGCTAGAATATTCCGGCCCGGTGCGCGACCGAATATCGAGTCGACAGTGATCGCGGTGAATTCCAcgacaaaatatacaattcgATCCGTCAACGATATTCAAATCAATTTGCCATCGAATCGATTTATCCCGTGGCTCCGATATCGCTGTTTCCAGCGCCCGTTCGAATGAGTCGCGCTCGGTGAACTATTCGTTCTCGCgtttagaaatttcattagGAGTTTCGCGTTCGTCGGTGTTGGCGCGGTCGACCGAGTTCTCAGAATGAAAGAAAGTGGTGTTTAAAGCAGCTGTCCTCGATCGAAGATACCACGGGAGACATATAGCGGAACCCTTGATAGCGGCGAAGGTAAAAGTCGTCGATCGTATCGCAGACACGTTCCGCGTTGGCTCCAAGTGCTCGCGGCCGCGTCTACGCGCACCGAACTTTCGGAGATCCTCGATTGAAATTTACGCGATCCGAGCCGCGCGATTGCCACTCTATTCGCTTATTGCTTTTGCGAGCTTTTATGCTCGATTGGCCTACACTTTATCTTGATGCTCGtcacgaaatattaaaacaaatttcttatATTGCTATTGCTCGATCGATGAACTTACTTCGTGAATGCGTGcgcgtaatttatttatcatgaACGAGcgtaatttgaatttcaaaaggAATATTCAAATCAACATtatgtcttttattttatgaatttcgtTTCATCCTTCTCTTTATAAAGTTCTGGATATCATCTTTAAACGTGGATATGTATTGAATTTCTAGGCAATGTAATTCTAACATTTTCGTGAACATTGTTGTTCGAGGTACagtttttattagtaatatactAAATTCTGAGTAATTTCACTAATTATTGAGTAATATCAAACAGTGAAACCTGTGCCATGTTTGTACTTCAACAACTTGTTTCAAATAGTATTAAACTCTTCTCAAATTATTGTAGTAGAAGAggtatatatcaaataaaaatcatatttgtaataaaatgtaaaagtatgGCGCAAGCCAATACTAATGTATAGCGTTTCAGaggtaatattaatattattacaggaCAGCAgaactaatgaaatatatttttaatcgcagTTACAGGTATAGTAACTTCTGAGTCGAAAGTTTTTAGTATAAAAGTAGAAATGTTTGCTACTCGAATTGTTCGAGCCTTCTGTATCGTTTCTCGAACACGTTTAACAGAATCGTTAAGCGCACAATGAAACACGTATTGTTTTGCAGCGCTCCCGTAATAACGTAAGCTCCGGTGGACAACGGGCCGATAATGACATTAGATTGTTGACCAATAGCAAATCAAACGGCGATGTATCGCGTCGTTATCGTCGTCGTCCGAACACTTTGTACGTACGTTCAGGAAACATTGAGGAACGTTCTTAGCGGCCGTGCGTTTAGTGGAGCGTGAAAGTTTCCCCGAATCGATAGGTATTATTCTCGAATGGCCGTTAAGCGATCGTCCCTTACAGTGTAATGGGATTACAAGTATCTAATTGCACGTCATCCGGCGGAGTGCGCCTGTTTACACTGGCACGACGCCTAATGAAGTTAAAACACGTAATTGTCTTGAGTGCATTAAGGCTGACACGCGAATAACACGGCGGAAAAAGACGTCGCGATGGGCATAGGACAGTCGTGAGAAGACGAACAGGGAGCTCAGACTGAAATCTGTCGtgcgaattgaaaaataaagtgaTCAAGAATTCTTAATTGCCAAGATCGCACGATCTAAGTGCGATGGTAAGATTATTAACTTCACGCCgaattttttatgttatttgtaTCAGTGAATttacatagaataaattagtCGATTTACAAGAATACATTAGgcaatttatgataattaattcgtcgattgataagaatcaattttttaaagtaacgAATATTAGtaacattctttttaatatattataataataaaaaattgtacatgACAAGGGGAATGTAATAATTGCATGCGTTCGAAAAGAATCAATATTATACACTCTAATTAAGTGCAAACACAGGAATGAAAGATCTGGCAAAGTAATTTGCTAAAGCTTGTTTTGATTAAGAAAATGGACAACACttgatttatacaaataacGAAGCTTCCTTTTATTAGGTTCCACTCAAATCTAAATTTTACGCTGATTGAATCGCGTTAAACTAGTGTGAAACAAACTCATTCCACTTAATGGGAAACAATGGTATCGATCTCTCAAAGCGTTGGATCTGGGCTTGAACCCTGACCTTTGAGATTCTTGGagcattttaacccttcgcgctaTTGATGAATTCTTCACGCCCGCACTCGGTATACATGAATTGGGAGACGTCTGTGGTAGagacaaaacaatttactcATGTATgtagatttcaaaaatcgatTAATATCTGGTTAATTCTTTCAAAcgttataatttttgcatagTCGACATTCTGCgggcaaaatatttaatgaattaagtCAGTGACATTATCTGCACTAATAAGTGTAAATAACTAATATTAGTTGcattattcaaaattgtttacatattCTATGTATCAatggatttaaaaaagaataagtGAATACGAGATATGTCAGGGTTTCGAGGAAAACAACTTGTAGCTCTTTCCATGCATCGTTCCATTATATATGTCATCAGATTTCGATCCAATTTGCACGGTACTTGATCCCATTGCTGGTCTGCAAAACAAGTTTATATTCTTGTTGACATTTAAGCGGTAAGGTAACGACATTTGACTATGCTTTTCCGCGGAACTGAATCGATAGTTTCTGAAATCGTCTATCGTTACTCCGACGCGAAGTTCGCTGGAACGATCAGGTAGATATTCTGAAAAGTCGAGGATGACGCagtataatttactaattcaCAGTACTCGCTGGTCGTTCATTTTGATAGAAATCTGTCggctaaaaatattcgaaatccgacaataatttgcaatttctaCGTTTTTGATATCTTTAAGATATTAAAGccaaaattatct contains:
- the Teh2 gene encoding tipE homolog 2 phospholipid transfer protein isoform X1, with translation MGAQEEDTKSSTMGGVLPAVEVASLVEKAKFYTSLCLGTTAILAVFAFLFLIPFVVEPAISTILADFSPHAVACVVTDHVYAEGLKNCSWASCREGCTSAALRCHQIRVNYTRLSFEEYMAKPLGSIPWDVPDTKFFVNTEGCGYPPRVNCSDFARKYGFSNIGKIFPCYYSRTYPETVVARYSWDENLRHLVLALVVPIVLFVVSVAVLCYWYCPPMGKSCGGPGRNLIEKYARKEDFLMCSYSILGEDEFEEDEEEY
- the Teh2 gene encoding tipE homolog 2 phospholipid transfer protein isoform X2; the protein is MGAQEEDTKSSTMGGVLPAVEVASLVEKAKFYTSLCLGTTAILAVFAFLFLIPFVVEPAISTILADFSPHAVACVVTDHVYAEGLKNCSWASCREGCTSAALRCHQIRVNYTRLSFEEYMAKPLGSIPWDVPDTKFFVNTEGCGYPPRVNCSDFARKYGFSNIGKIFPCYYSRTYPETVVARYSWDENLRHLVLALVVPIVLFVVSVAVLCYWYCPPMGKSCGGPGRNLIEKYARKEDILGEDEFEEDEEEY
- the Teh2 gene encoding tipE homolog 2 phospholipid transfer protein isoform X3, encoding MGAQEEDTKSSTMGGVLPAVEVASLVEKAKFYTSLCLGTTAILAVFAFLFLIPFVVEPAISTILADFSPHAVACVVTDHVYAEGLKNCSWASCREGCTSAALRCHQIRVNYTRLSFEEYMAKPLGSIPWDVPDTKFFVNTEGCGYPPRVNCSDFARKYGFSNIGKIFPCYYSRTYPETVVARYSWDENLRHLVLALVVPIVLFVVSVAVLCYWYCPPMGKSCGGPGRNLIEKYARKEE